GTGCCAATTTCTATAAGCACCTCTTTATAACTAAAAAAGGGCCTAACGGCCCTTTGCAAGTTAAATAATAAAGGAATCTAAAGGGAGTTTAGAACTTGTACTCTGCACCTACGTAGTAATACGCACCGTTAAAACCAAATGGTGCTGAACGACGTGAGTAAGTGAATACACCAGGGCTTGAAACAATTGTGTTGCCGCTTGCATCAACAATTGTACCCGAGCGTGAATTACCAATGGTGTTCTTATCTGGGTAAACATCAAATAAGTTATTTGCACCAATGTTAAATGACAGGTTTTCGTTAAAGAAGTAGTTAACTTTAACATCAGTTAAGATTTCAGCACCGTATGTTTGACGGCCACCATCTTCAACTGTGTATTCGCCGTAACGGTTTAGAGATAGGTTTACAGTCCAATCTTCTAAGCGGTAAAGCGCGCTTAAGTTAATGCGGTCTTCTGGTTGCCATTCTTCGATAATTGATGTTTCTTGGGCAGAAAACACATCTTCTACTGGAATAGTCTCAAGGCCACTGCCTGATGGCGTGAATAAATCAACCACATCTGTTTTAGTGAAGTTAGCAGCAAAGGTGAAATCAAGCGTACCGCCTAGGCCTTCTGTGTTCCATGTTGCTACTAAATCAACACCTTCTGTTTCTGTGTCTGCACCATTTAAGAAGAACTGACCCGCACCTGCGCCTGAGCTTTCAAGTGCAGCATCTAGCGTATCTGATAAACCTTTACCTAAACGGTTAGAAATAACGATACGGTCGTCGATATCAATCGAGTAGTAGTCAATGGTTAAGTTAATATTGTCGGTGACGTTATACACAATACCTAAACTACGGTTTTGTGATTTCTCTTCTTTTAGCTTAGGAATACCAATTGATTGCGCTAAGGTACTGTCGTTTCTAAACGTACCTACTTGCTCAGCCACTAAGCTGCCATCATCACCTACAACGAACTGTGTACTTACGTTATTAAAGTAAAGTTGTTGCATAGAAGGTGCTCTAAAACCTGTGCTTAATGCACCACGTAAAGACACATCTTCAGTTACAGACCAGTTACCCGCTAACTTAAAGTTAACTGTGTCACCAAAGCCTTTGTAGTTATCGTAACGTACCGCACCTGAAATAATTACATCATCGATAACATAGGTTTCTGCATCCATATAGAATGAGATCACATCGCGCGACTCATCAACAGATGATGCCGGGTCTGAACCACCAAAACCTTGCGTACCACTTGCAGCGTCAACACTACCTACCCCACCATTTAAGCCAGAATAGATGCTCATACCATCAACAGTGTCGTAATCACGGTATGCGTATTCGCTACCTTCAAGAATACGGAACTCATCGGTACGAAGCTCAGCACCCAGTGCTAATGAGAAGTTGTCGTAATCTTTTGTGTAATCAAGGTTTAAAGTTTGCAGTGATAATTCAAGGCCATATGCATATGCTGAACGCGGAATAGTGGCACGAATTTCATCAGCCGTTAAACCTTGGTCATAACGAAGGTAGTTCGCGTATGAGCCATTGATAGTGTCACTTGTTGTGTAATCAATGCTGTTTTCACCGTAGGTGTACGATAAATCAATGCTTGAGTCATTATCGAACGATTTTTTATAACCAAAGTTATAAGACACGTCATCGATGATTGTATTAATTTTTGGTAAGAAACCCATAGGAATGGTTGCATCACCATCTTGTAATACAGGGTTACCATTAGCATTTGCGTTATGACGGAAAAACGCAGCTGATTCATTTTCACGATTTGAATAAGTGATAAAGCCATATAGCTCACCACCAGCAAGCTCATAGCCAGTATTAATCGTTAAGGCAAATTGCTGTGAATCTGCATCACCAATTCTAAACGTATCACGAGGTGCTGTTAACTCACGTGGGTCGCCTGCCAATAGCGTACCATCATCAAGTTCAGTACAGCCGTAAAATTGACATGAGCCATGAAGACCTGCACGG
Above is a window of Pseudoalteromonas shioyasakiensis DNA encoding:
- a CDS encoding TonB-dependent receptor plug domain-containing protein, whose translation is MRSKQLPLLPASFVIYGLTAGQVAIAAEKQMLQFDIKAQRADLALIEFAKQTEQTVIFSFELAKQYQAQSVFGFYTKLDALNAMLEGAELDAVVDQQGLLSIKLKQVDRMNNNMIKVSGVSAAVVPLLLAANTQALAEDQSAEQNIEKIAVVGSRVAGRSVEDLPVPVDILSAEALENTGQTEVGRMLQAIAPSFNFSSSSISDGTDALRPATLRGLGPDQTLVLINGKRRHQASLIHINTSVGRGTAGTDMNAIPAAAIKRIEVLRDGAAAQYGSDAIAGVINIVLKDAEEGGKAAINYGEYSEGDGETVTVDFNKGFALGDEGYLNTTINYRDRAPTNRAGLHGSCQFYGCTELDDGTLLAGDPRELTAPRDTFRIGDADSQQFALTINTGYELAGGELYGFITYSNRENESAAFFRHNANANGNPVLQDGDATIPMGFLPKINTIIDDVSYNFGYKKSFDNDSSIDLSYTYGENSIDYTTSDTINGSYANYLRYDQGLTADEIRATIPRSAYAYGLELSLQTLNLDYTKDYDNFSLALGAELRTDEFRILEGSEYAYRDYDTVDGMSIYSGLNGGVGSVDAASGTQGFGGSDPASSVDESRDVISFYMDAETYVIDDVIISGAVRYDNYKGFGDTVNFKLAGNWSVTEDVSLRGALSTGFRAPSMQQLYFNNVSTQFVVGDDGSLVAEQVGTFRNDSTLAQSIGIPKLKEEKSQNRSLGIVYNVTDNINLTIDYYSIDIDDRIVISNRLGKGLSDTLDAALESSGAGAGQFFLNGADTETEGVDLVATWNTEGLGGTLDFTFAANFTKTDVVDLFTPSGSGLETIPVEDVFSAQETSIIEEWQPEDRINLSALYRLEDWTVNLSLNRYGEYTVEDGGRQTYGAEILTDVKVNYFFNENLSFNIGANNLFDVYPDKNTIGNSRSGTIVDASGNTIVSSPGVFTYSRRSAPFGFNGAYYYVGAEYKF